Proteins encoded in a region of the Pyxidicoccus trucidator genome:
- a CDS encoding SDR family NAD(P)-dependent oxidoreductase: MPQFTHRTALVTGAASGIGLAVAQHLAAEGAARLILVDLAPKALEAVELPCVVDRAVGDVRDEAFWEGLAPKLAGLDHAVVNAGVAGAAAIVDHGFDEWRRILSVNLDGAFLTLRAAMRAMRGRGGSIVATASAAGVKPEPGVAAYGASKAALIHLVKVAAKEGAADRIRVNAIAPAGVETPVWDAVPMFAERAAQVGRDAAFAELAAMATPLGRYARPEEIARQIGFLLSDDCALMTGATLLSDGGYTL, from the coding sequence ATGCCCCAGTTCACCCATCGAACCGCGCTCGTGACCGGTGCTGCTTCTGGCATCGGGTTGGCCGTTGCGCAGCATCTTGCCGCCGAGGGCGCCGCGCGGCTGATTCTGGTCGACCTCGCTCCCAAGGCCTTGGAGGCGGTGGAGCTTCCGTGCGTGGTCGACCGGGCGGTGGGGGACGTGCGGGACGAGGCGTTCTGGGAGGGGCTGGCGCCGAAGCTGGCAGGGCTCGACCACGCTGTCGTCAATGCCGGTGTCGCGGGAGCGGCGGCCATCGTCGACCATGGCTTCGACGAGTGGCGGCGCATCCTGTCCGTCAATCTGGACGGCGCGTTCCTGACGCTGCGCGCGGCGATGCGCGCGATGCGGGGACGCGGTGGCTCCATCGTCGCGACGGCCTCCGCCGCGGGTGTGAAGCCCGAGCCTGGTGTCGCCGCGTATGGCGCGTCGAAGGCTGCGCTCATCCACCTGGTGAAGGTGGCCGCGAAGGAGGGCGCGGCCGACCGCATCCGCGTCAATGCGATTGCGCCCGCGGGTGTCGAGACGCCGGTATGGGATGCGGTCCCCATGTTCGCCGAGCGGGCGGCACAGGTCGGGCGCGACGCGGCCTTCGCCGAGCTGGCGGCCATGGCGACGCCGCTCGGCCGCTATGCCAGGCCCGAGGAGATTGCGCGGCAGATTGGCTTCCTGCTGTCAGACGACTGCGCGCTCATGACGGGCGCGACGTTGCTGAGCGACGGCGGCTACACGCTGTGA